The proteins below are encoded in one region of Numenius arquata chromosome W, bNumArq3.hap1.1, whole genome shotgun sequence:
- the LOC141476776 gene encoding LOW QUALITY PROTEIN: uncharacterized protein (The sequence of the model RefSeq protein was modified relative to this genomic sequence to represent the inferred CDS: substituted 1 base at 1 genomic stop codon) gives MHCHYSNSDNEHCCYSNFHNEHYCYSNFNSEHCHYSNTNNDHCRYSNAIRVPTQPPISLTPYTCNIGPYVIKDTGQQQILFNPTYSLKXVELSMQINISAIKPTCSPFLGTSYARWSAWLHRRTLTSSQRLKRDVTGILGTGLGVLNSIDAEVLAHKLVATTADLNKLTHSLQSSLSALGNHQWLLSNILPQWEETNEKDHQLITNALDAAQNNISLALSCIQAQLWMQSMAAAIIREGEENTLPTEIRKVIWDNAIEFEKKFQSWWYLVNFTYDPTESKATAFVLRILNASVYTIYQIIALGLNHQGAILYPIEHRVWAQQNKNKWQTVDVDACITRDQQGFICESNTLKAQDICLDTDQNVCHFEIHPDETPETVLVYIGKGCVCMRSPCSFVFIDNVAVDMNNHSNLCACNFTNIVGCDFNYSAPVTSYQLLQSNYMLIRDLLFAPIGMNITLVKKLLQHNDLKRLLKEAQENGQKTLITVHHDVEEIHRVLERVKKDGEHEWWVTLFGWSPTTTGILNEMLHPVIVLLILTVLCFALTIALYVRLGL, from the coding sequence GTGTACCTACTCAACCACCCATTAGTCTAACTCCTTACACCTGCAACATTGGCccttatgttattaaagacacgggtcagcagcaaatactgtttAACCCAACATATTCCCTCAAATGAGTAGAATtatcaatgcaaattaatatctctgcaatCAAACCTACCTGCTCGCCATTCCTAGGTACGTCTTATGCCAGGTGGTCAGCATGGTTGCATAGAcgaaccctgacctcttcacaacgactgaagagagatgtgactggtatCTTAGGAACGGGATTGGGAGtcctaaatagtatagatgctgaagtgCTTGCCCACAAACTAGTCGCAACCACTGCTGACCTAAACAAGTTGACACATTCCCTACAGTCTTCTTTATCAGCTTTGgggaaccaccaatggcttttatcaaatatattacctcagtgggaagaaacaaatgaaaaggaccaccagctgatcacaaatgcacttgatgcggcccaaaacaatatttctttggctcttagttgtatccaagcccaactgtggatgcaatcgatgGCAGCCGCAATTATAAGGGAAGGcgaagaaaacactttgcccaccgaaattcgaaaagtaatatgggataatgcaattgagtttgaaaagaaatttcagtcctggtggtatctggttaatttcacctacgatcccactgagagcaaagccactgctttcgtCTTAAGGATACTCAATGCTTCGGTATACACCATATACCAAATCATTgcgctggggttgaatcaccaaggagccatactctATCCAATAGAACACAGAgtgtgggcacaacaaaataaaaataaatggcaaactgttgatgttgatgcatgcatcacacgagaccaacaaggattcatttgtgagagtaataccctcaaggcacaagacatttgtcttgacactgaccaaaatgtttgtcattttgagatacatcctgatgaaactccagaaactgtgcttgtatatattgggaaagggtgtgtctgcatgagatctccCTGTAGTTTTGTGTTTATAGATAACGTAGCAGTAGATAtgaataatcactcaaatctttgtgcttgtaactttactaacattgttggatgtgatttcaattattcagctcctgtcacatcttaCCAATTGCTACAGTCTAACTATATGCTCAttcgtgatttattatttgcccctattgggatgaacattacattggtgaagaagctgctacaacataatgacttgaagcgactgttgaaagaagcccaagaaaatggacaaaagactctgattactgtcCATCATGATGTCGAGGAGATACACCGAGTGTTGGAAAGAGTCAAgaaggatggagaacatgaatggtgggtcactctttttggatggtcgCCGACGACTACAGGAATCCTTAACGAGATGCTCCACCCTGTTAttgttttgttaatactcacggtactgtgttttgctttgacaatcgctttgtatgttagacttggattatga